A stretch of the Aegilops tauschii subsp. strangulata cultivar AL8/78 chromosome 4, Aet v6.0, whole genome shotgun sequence genome encodes the following:
- the LOC109780231 gene encoding uncharacterized protein isoform X1 has translation MASQDSKPAQVPAAAELTAPPAAAAGEATNPTSPTAAQNPSPAAAAAAGGAATDLEKKMRRAERFGTQVVMSEDEKRSSRAERFGTGSSNEKMEEQKKKSRAERFGLPTPSSDDTEAKKKARLERFGQSTEVGKAEEEKRKARALRFAGAPSGSSEGKDKDTSKPVCPPLYGMFLYNQFHLLAGSSHIRPSRRR, from the exons ATGGCATCTCAGGATTCCAAGCCCGCGCAAGTCCCGGCCGCCGCCGAGCTGACGGCCCCGCCGGCTGCTGCCGCAGGGGAGGCGACGAATCCCACTTCCCCGACAGCAGCCCAAAACCCTAGCCCtgccgcggccgccgccgccggtgggGCAGCCACGGATCTAGAGAAGAAGATGCGCCGCGCGGAGCGGTTTGGGACGCAGGTGGTGATGTCCGAGGACGAGAAGCGAAGCAGCCGCGCCGAGAG GTTTGGGACCGGATCTTCCAATGAAAAGATGGAGGAGCAGAAGAAGAAGTCCAGGGCTGAGAG GTTTGGCCTTCCCACGCCCTCCTCTGATGATACCGAGGCTAAGAAAAAAGCCCGCTTAGAGCGATTTGGTCAGAGCACAGAAGTTGGCAAGGCGGAAGAAGAGAAGCGAAAGGCACGGGCCCTTAG GTTTGCAGGAGCACCTAGTGGGTCATCTGAAGGAAAGGACAAAGACACCTCCAAGCCGGTATGTCCTCCACTCTATGGCATGTTTTTGT ATAATCAATTCCATCTTCTCGCAGGGTCGTCTCATATACGCCCCTCGAGACGTCGGTGA
- the LOC109780231 gene encoding uncharacterized protein isoform X2: MASQDSKPAQVPAAAELTAPPAAAAGEATNPTSPTAAQNPSPAAAAAAGGAATDLEKKMRRAERFGTQVVMSEDEKRSSRAERFGTGSSNEKMEEQKKKSRAERFGLPTPSSDDTEAKKKARLERFGQSTEVGKAEEEKRKARALRFAGAPSGSSEGKDKDTSKPVCPPLYGMFLCRTCASCLLL, encoded by the exons ATGGCATCTCAGGATTCCAAGCCCGCGCAAGTCCCGGCCGCCGCCGAGCTGACGGCCCCGCCGGCTGCTGCCGCAGGGGAGGCGACGAATCCCACTTCCCCGACAGCAGCCCAAAACCCTAGCCCtgccgcggccgccgccgccggtgggGCAGCCACGGATCTAGAGAAGAAGATGCGCCGCGCGGAGCGGTTTGGGACGCAGGTGGTGATGTCCGAGGACGAGAAGCGAAGCAGCCGCGCCGAGAG GTTTGGGACCGGATCTTCCAATGAAAAGATGGAGGAGCAGAAGAAGAAGTCCAGGGCTGAGAG GTTTGGCCTTCCCACGCCCTCCTCTGATGATACCGAGGCTAAGAAAAAAGCCCGCTTAGAGCGATTTGGTCAGAGCACAGAAGTTGGCAAGGCGGAAGAAGAGAAGCGAAAGGCACGGGCCCTTAG GTTTGCAGGAGCACCTAGTGGGTCATCTGAAGGAAAGGACAAAGACACCTCCAAGCCGGTATGTCCTCCACTCTATGGCATGTTTTTGTGTAGAACTTGTGCTTCATGTTTGTTGTTGTAA
- the LOC109780231 gene encoding uncharacterized protein isoform X3: MASQDSKPAQVPAAAELTAPPAAAAGEATNPTSPTAAQNPSPAAAAAAGGAATDLEKKMRRAERFGTQVVMSEDEKRSSRAERFGTGSSNEKMEEQKKKSRAERFGLPTPSSDDTEAKKKARLERFGQSTEVGKAEEEKRKARALRFAGAPSGSSEGKDKDTSKPDAATIAGTA; encoded by the exons ATGGCATCTCAGGATTCCAAGCCCGCGCAAGTCCCGGCCGCCGCCGAGCTGACGGCCCCGCCGGCTGCTGCCGCAGGGGAGGCGACGAATCCCACTTCCCCGACAGCAGCCCAAAACCCTAGCCCtgccgcggccgccgccgccggtgggGCAGCCACGGATCTAGAGAAGAAGATGCGCCGCGCGGAGCGGTTTGGGACGCAGGTGGTGATGTCCGAGGACGAGAAGCGAAGCAGCCGCGCCGAGAG GTTTGGGACCGGATCTTCCAATGAAAAGATGGAGGAGCAGAAGAAGAAGTCCAGGGCTGAGAG GTTTGGCCTTCCCACGCCCTCCTCTGATGATACCGAGGCTAAGAAAAAAGCCCGCTTAGAGCGATTTGGTCAGAGCACAGAAGTTGGCAAGGCGGAAGAAGAGAAGCGAAAGGCACGGGCCCTTAG GTTTGCAGGAGCACCTAGTGGGTCATCTGAAGGAAAGGACAAAGACACCTCCAAGCCG GATGCGGCTACCATAGCTGGCACGGCATGA